Proteins encoded together in one Pseudomonas sp. ADAK13 window:
- a CDS encoding threo-3-hydroxy-L-aspartate ammonia-lyase codes for MQLSSYHDVIKAAERLEGFANRTPVFTSRTLDAETGAQVFIKCENLQRTGSFKFRGAFNALSRFDEAQRKAGVVAFSSGNHAQGIALAARLLQMPATIVMPTDAPAAKVAATREYGATVVFYDRITEDREQIGRTLAEQHGMTLIPSYDHPDVLAGQGTAAKELLEFTGPLDALFVGLGGGGMLSGTALATRALSPDCLLYGVEPEAGNDGQRSFQTGSIVHIDTPATIADGAQTQHLGHHTFPIIREQVTDILTVSDAELVAAMKFFMQRMKMVVEPTGCLGLAALRSVKDQFKGQRVGIIVTGGNVDIEKYASLLQG; via the coding sequence ATGCAATTGTCTTCGTACCATGACGTGATCAAAGCCGCCGAACGCCTGGAGGGCTTCGCCAACCGCACGCCGGTGTTCACCTCGCGCACCCTCGACGCCGAGACCGGGGCCCAGGTGTTCATCAAGTGCGAAAACCTGCAACGCACCGGTTCATTCAAGTTTCGCGGCGCGTTCAATGCGCTTTCACGGTTTGACGAGGCGCAGCGCAAGGCCGGTGTGGTGGCGTTTTCCTCGGGCAATCACGCCCAAGGCATCGCCCTGGCCGCGCGTCTGTTGCAGATGCCGGCCACCATCGTAATGCCCACCGACGCACCGGCCGCCAAGGTCGCCGCCACCCGGGAATACGGCGCGACCGTGGTGTTCTACGACCGCATCACCGAAGACCGCGAACAGATCGGCCGCACCCTGGCCGAGCAGCACGGCATGACCCTGATTCCTTCCTACGACCACCCGGACGTACTCGCCGGCCAGGGCACTGCCGCCAAGGAACTGCTGGAATTCACCGGCCCCCTGGACGCCTTGTTTGTTGGCCTGGGCGGTGGCGGCATGCTCTCCGGCACGGCATTGGCCACCCGTGCGCTGTCGCCCGATTGCCTGCTGTACGGGGTCGAGCCCGAAGCCGGGAATGACGGCCAGCGCTCCTTCCAGACCGGCAGCATCGTGCACATCGACACTCCCGCCACCATCGCCGACGGCGCCCAGACCCAGCATCTGGGCCACCACACCTTTCCGATCATTCGCGAGCAGGTCACTGACATCCTTACCGTCTCGGACGCCGAATTGGTCGCAGCGATGAAGTTCTTCATGCAGCGCATGAAAATGGTCGTGGAGCCCACCGGTTGCCTGGGTCTCGCGGCGTTGCGCAGCGTGAAGGATCAATTCAAGGGCCAGCGCGTGGGCATCATCGTGACGGGCGGCAACGTCGATATCGAGAAGTACGCGAGCCTGCTACAGGGCTAA
- a CDS encoding TonB-dependent receptor plug domain-containing protein → MFQRTPLAGAIALVMGSLAVPAVAAETQPTAKNDSLDTVVVLGTRRSDVTALQSAAPVDVLSGEQLQQTGAADLSGALTALSPSFSFPQSPQGAFAGSIAQGASLRGLASDQVLVLVDGKRRHTSANITRQSLANGRGAAAVDLSLIPLSAIDHVEILRDGAAAQYGSDAIAGVINIVLKQKDDGGNVGYRFGGYNKGDGMQRKYSGWKGFELPNDGFLTLSFDAGSQDPASDTNPDNRIFYRGDTSVNTPREQNNRYRTWNWGSNSVSDQYNFLANSEMGVGEGLTAYGFATYSHKNTDSTGFFDPPTALYNNYGSVSLQRYPDGRLPITRYTLEDYAATGGLRYENEQLGKFDLALNHGTNIVKSTDYNAINPSWGTNSPATIYTGERKNDQTNVTLDWVRDFPTDLLFKPLTVSAGLAWRQENYQLSAGAPAASQNGPLFNTIDPVTGRRLAGYYSGITPVDAASLQRKVLGAYVDVEGQVTEKFQAGVAVRTEHYSDFGDTTNGKLSLRYDFTPQIAARASASTGYRAPSLAQSGMSSFSVQVVEQPPGSGNYVEVQQRTLRANSPEAQALGGTQLKPEESTNYSLGLVWQPLDNASVTVDAYRININNRITLSDQLPASVVSPIFAGTPYANIQSAAFYTNIADTRTDGIELTGNYKLNLQQWGRVNFNAGYARNRTQITDLRNVGNIAGNQIIGRTTQGLIEHGTPDYKLTLSANWAYEQWGVTVAQRRYGEWKSLNAANPNLDQTFSPQWVTDLDVSYNLGKGIKLSAGATNLFNTHPDKASGAQLYGVPIYSITSPEGAQGAFYYTSVSYDF, encoded by the coding sequence ATGTTCCAACGTACTCCGTTGGCCGGCGCCATCGCGCTGGTCATGGGCAGCCTTGCCGTGCCCGCTGTAGCCGCCGAGACACAGCCCACCGCCAAGAACGACAGCCTCGACACCGTGGTAGTACTCGGTACCCGTCGCAGCGATGTCACCGCCCTGCAAAGCGCCGCGCCGGTGGATGTGCTGAGCGGCGAGCAGTTGCAGCAAACCGGCGCTGCCGACCTGTCCGGCGCCCTGACCGCGCTGTCGCCGTCCTTCAGCTTCCCGCAGTCGCCTCAAGGCGCGTTCGCCGGGTCCATCGCCCAAGGCGCCTCGCTGCGCGGCCTGGCGTCCGACCAGGTGCTGGTGCTGGTGGATGGCAAGCGCCGCCACACCAGCGCCAACATCACCCGCCAAAGCCTCGCCAACGGCCGGGGCGCGGCGGCGGTGGACTTGAGCCTGATCCCGTTGAGCGCGATCGACCACGTGGAGATCCTGCGTGACGGCGCCGCCGCCCAATACGGCTCCGATGCCATCGCCGGGGTGATCAACATCGTGCTCAAGCAGAAGGACGACGGCGGCAACGTCGGCTATCGCTTCGGTGGCTACAACAAGGGCGACGGCATGCAGCGCAAGTACAGCGGCTGGAAAGGCTTCGAGCTGCCCAACGACGGCTTCCTGACCCTGAGTTTCGATGCCGGCAGCCAGGACCCGGCCAGCGACACCAACCCGGACAACCGGATCTTTTATCGCGGCGATACCAGCGTCAATACACCGCGCGAACAGAACAACCGCTACCGCACCTGGAACTGGGGCTCCAACAGTGTCTCCGACCAGTACAACTTCCTGGCCAACAGCGAGATGGGCGTTGGCGAGGGGCTGACCGCCTACGGCTTTGCCACCTACTCCCACAAGAACACTGACTCCACCGGTTTCTTCGACCCGCCCACCGCGCTGTACAACAACTACGGCAGCGTTTCCTTGCAGCGCTACCCGGACGGGCGTTTGCCGATCACCCGCTACACCCTGGAAGACTATGCCGCCACCGGCGGCCTGCGTTACGAAAACGAGCAGTTGGGCAAGTTCGACCTGGCGCTGAACCACGGCACCAACATCGTCAAGTCCACCGACTACAACGCGATCAACCCCAGTTGGGGTACCAACAGCCCGGCGACGATCTACACCGGCGAGCGCAAGAACGACCAGACCAACGTGACCCTGGACTGGGTACGGGATTTCCCCACCGACTTGCTGTTCAAGCCATTGACCGTTTCCGCAGGCCTGGCCTGGCGCCAGGAGAACTACCAATTGAGCGCAGGCGCGCCGGCGGCGTCGCAAAATGGCCCGCTGTTCAACACCATCGACCCGGTGACCGGGCGCCGGCTCGCCGGGTATTACTCGGGGATCACCCCGGTGGATGCCGCCTCGCTGCAACGCAAGGTGCTGGGCGCGTATGTGGATGTCGAAGGCCAGGTCACCGAGAAGTTCCAGGCCGGCGTTGCAGTGCGCACCGAACACTATTCGGACTTTGGCGACACCACCAACGGCAAGCTGTCGCTGCGCTACGATTTCACCCCGCAGATCGCCGCACGGGCCAGCGCCAGCACCGGCTATCGTGCGCCGTCCCTGGCCCAGAGCGGCATGTCGTCGTTCAGTGTGCAGGTGGTGGAGCAGCCACCGGGCAGCGGCAACTACGTGGAGGTGCAACAGCGCACGCTGCGCGCCAACAGCCCGGAAGCCCAGGCCCTGGGCGGCACCCAGCTCAAGCCCGAGGAGTCGACCAACTACTCGCTGGGCCTGGTCTGGCAACCGCTGGATAACGCATCGGTAACGGTGGATGCCTACCGCATCAACATCAATAACCGCATCACGCTCTCCGACCAATTGCCGGCCTCGGTGGTCTCGCCGATCTTCGCCGGCACGCCTTACGCCAATATCCAGAGCGCGGCGTTCTACACCAACATCGCCGACACCCGCACCGACGGTATCGAGCTGACCGGCAACTACAAACTCAATCTGCAGCAATGGGGCCGGGTGAACTTCAATGCCGGCTACGCGCGTAACCGCACGCAAATCACCGACCTGCGCAACGTCGGCAACATCGCCGGCAACCAGATCATTGGCCGCACGACCCAAGGCCTGATCGAACACGGTACGCCGGACTACAAGCTGACCCTCAGCGCCAACTGGGCCTATGAACAATGGGGCGTCACCGTGGCCCAGCGCCGTTATGGCGAATGGAAAAGCCTCAACGCCGCCAACCCGAACCTCGACCAGACGTTCAGCCCGCAATGGGTCACCGACCTGGACGTGTCCTACAACCTCGGCAAGGGAATCAAGCTTTCCGCCGGCGCGACCAACCTGTTCAACACCCACCCGGACAAGGCCTCCGGCGCGCAGCTGTATGGAGTGCCGATCTACTCGATCACCAGCCCTGAAGGTGCGCAGGGTGCGTTTTACTACACCAGTGTGAGCTACGACTTCTGA
- a CDS encoding helix-turn-helix transcriptional regulator, which translates to MKKHTPEQAALISQLEQIAEGLSKTFSPFCEVVLHDLRDPQHAIMAIHNNLSGRQPGDPATELGLARIADPEYPQVIANYQNQFADGRQVKSTSIGIKDSTGKYVAALCMNVDLSLFRGLQGMLEQFGSVSGDRPAESLDPSGADAIRARIDQFAARLATTPRALKAADRRLLMQELKDAGVMDIRRAMETVASHLGVSRAAVYTYAK; encoded by the coding sequence ATGAAAAAACACACTCCCGAACAAGCGGCCCTGATCAGCCAACTCGAACAGATTGCCGAAGGCCTGAGCAAGACCTTCAGCCCGTTTTGCGAGGTCGTGCTGCACGACCTGCGCGACCCGCAGCACGCAATCATGGCCATCCACAACAACCTCTCCGGGCGCCAGCCGGGAGACCCTGCGACCGAGCTGGGCCTGGCGCGGATTGCCGATCCCGAGTACCCGCAGGTGATCGCCAACTACCAGAACCAGTTCGCCGATGGCCGCCAGGTCAAGAGCACTTCCATCGGTATCAAGGACTCCACCGGCAAGTACGTCGCGGCTTTGTGCATGAACGTCGACCTCTCGTTGTTCCGTGGCTTGCAGGGCATGCTGGAACAGTTCGGCTCGGTCAGCGGCGACCGGCCCGCCGAGTCTCTCGACCCGTCCGGTGCCGATGCCATTCGTGCGCGTATCGATCAGTTCGCCGCACGCCTGGCGACCACGCCGCGTGCGCTGAAGGCCGCCGATCGCCGCTTGCTGATGCAAGAGCTCAAGGACGCCGGCGTGATGGACATACGACGGGCCATGGAAACGGTTGCCTCGCACCTTGGGGTCTCGCGGGCGGCGGTCTACACCTACGCCAAATGA
- a CDS encoding ABC transporter permease: MNLLKKSRGLLLPLLLILAWEYASRQDAAGAYAFVPLSAIGSALLEMLGNGELLVNLLASLARTSSGLALGILFGVVLGVLMALSGVANRLIGPLFHSIRQVPMLGWIPLIAMWFGNGEFSKVLIVSLAAFYPMVLNTYQGFSHVERRYREVGQVLVLSPVQQFVHVLLPAALPSIATGVLHALAFAWVTAIGSELFLSSGAGLGNLMMNAEAGSRMEVIVLSVLCIGLLGYLMNLLFTRLSRHVLRWRNLR, from the coding sequence ATGAACCTCTTGAAAAAGTCCCGCGGCCTGTTGCTGCCACTGTTGTTGATCCTCGCCTGGGAATACGCCTCGCGCCAGGACGCGGCCGGCGCGTATGCCTTCGTGCCGCTGTCGGCGATTGGCTCGGCGTTGCTGGAAATGCTCGGCAACGGCGAGCTGCTGGTCAACCTGCTGGCCAGCCTGGCCCGCACCAGCAGTGGCCTGGCCCTGGGCATCCTGTTCGGCGTGGTGCTGGGAGTGCTGATGGCGCTGTCCGGCGTGGCCAACCGTTTGATCGGCCCGTTGTTCCATTCGATCCGCCAGGTGCCGATGCTGGGCTGGATTCCGCTGATTGCCATGTGGTTCGGCAATGGCGAATTTTCCAAGGTGCTGATCGTCAGCCTCGCGGCCTTCTACCCGATGGTGCTCAACACCTACCAGGGCTTCAGCCATGTGGAGCGGCGTTATCGTGAAGTCGGCCAGGTGCTGGTGCTCAGCCCGGTGCAGCAGTTCGTGCATGTGCTGCTGCCGGCGGCGCTGCCGAGTATTGCCACCGGCGTGCTGCATGCCCTCGCCTTCGCCTGGGTCACCGCCATCGGGAGCGAACTGTTCCTGTCCTCCGGCGCCGGCCTGGGCAACCTGATGATGAACGCCGAGGCCGGCTCGCGCATGGAAGTGATCGTGCTCAGCGTGCTGTGCATCGGCCTGCTGGGCTACCTGATGAACCTGCTGTTTACCCGCCTCAGCCGCCACGTGCTGCGCTGGCGCAATCTTCGTTGA
- a CDS encoding ABC transporter permease codes for MRPYRLLTALTWLISPLALLATWTLVAHLGIFPRNLLVPPAQVLHTFEELLASGELAEHLGNSLSRLGLGFGIGSLCGLAFGVLMALSKNVEVYCAPLFHTLRQIPSIALIPMFVLLFGIDETFKIIIVAKTAFFPVALAASEGVKGIPRSYFEVADVYRLRWPTFVWRIALPAAAPPIITGFRISLTRAWVVLVATELLAADSGLGQMIEMARQMLRIDVVMVGVVVTGVIGFALDFGFRSLEQRLFRWQTR; via the coding sequence ATGCGCCCCTACCGATTACTGACTGCCCTGACCTGGCTCATCTCGCCCCTCGCCCTGCTCGCCACCTGGACGCTGGTGGCGCACCTCGGGATCTTCCCGCGCAACCTGCTGGTACCGCCGGCCCAGGTCCTGCACACCTTCGAAGAACTGCTCGCCAGCGGCGAACTCGCGGAACACCTGGGCAACAGCCTGTCGCGCCTCGGCCTGGGCTTTGGCATCGGTTCGCTGTGCGGCCTGGCCTTTGGCGTGCTGATGGCCTTGTCCAAGAACGTCGAGGTGTATTGCGCGCCGCTGTTCCACACCCTGCGCCAGATCCCCAGCATCGCGCTGATCCCGATGTTTGTGCTGCTGTTCGGCATTGATGAAACCTTCAAGATCATCATCGTCGCCAAGACCGCGTTTTTCCCGGTGGCCCTGGCCGCCAGCGAGGGGGTCAAGGGCATTCCCCGTAGCTATTTCGAAGTGGCCGACGTGTACCGCCTGCGCTGGCCGACCTTCGTCTGGCGCATCGCCCTGCCCGCCGCCGCACCGCCGATCATCACCGGTTTTCGCATCAGCCTGACCCGCGCCTGGGTGGTGCTGGTGGCCACCGAGTTGCTGGCGGCCGACAGCGGCCTGGGGCAAATGATCGAGATGGCCCGGCAGATGCTGCGCATCGACGTGGTGATGGTGGGCGTGGTGGTCACCGGGGTGATCGGTTTTGCCCTCGACTTTGGCTTTCGCTCACTGGAACAGCGGCTGTTTCGCTGGCAAACCCGCTAG
- a CDS encoding ABC transporter ATP-binding protein, with amino-acid sequence MNAIAHHALHTAVQTGALQIRGLNKAYRIEGKPLPVLHNINLDVRPGEFVSIVGASGCGKSTLLRLIVGLEAEYEGDILLDGQRIAATSLERGIVFQDHRLFPWMTVSQNIALALKNHKLAQAEKDRQVAEHIALVNLTGFENAYPHQLSGGMAQRAAIARALINTPKVLLLDEPLGALDALTRVHLQRELQRIWVQQRCTVIMVTHDIEEALYLGDRVIVMDAHPGRIKHEIRVDLPHPRERSSSVLQGYKEQLLEELVGH; translated from the coding sequence ATGAACGCAATCGCCCACCACGCCCTCCACACCGCCGTGCAGACCGGCGCCCTGCAGATTCGCGGCCTGAACAAGGCCTACCGGATCGAAGGCAAGCCGCTGCCGGTGTTGCACAACATCAACCTCGACGTGCGCCCCGGGGAGTTTGTCAGCATCGTCGGCGCCAGCGGCTGCGGCAAATCCACCTTGCTGCGGCTGATTGTCGGGCTGGAGGCCGAGTACGAAGGCGACATCCTGCTGGACGGCCAACGCATTGCCGCCACCAGCCTGGAGCGCGGCATTGTGTTCCAGGACCACCGCCTGTTCCCGTGGATGACCGTCAGCCAGAACATCGCCCTGGCCCTGAAAAATCACAAACTGGCCCAGGCCGAAAAGGATCGGCAGGTGGCCGAACACATCGCCCTGGTCAACCTCACCGGCTTCGAAAACGCCTATCCCCACCAGCTCTCGGGCGGCATGGCGCAACGTGCGGCGATCGCCCGGGCGCTGATCAACACACCCAAGGTGCTGTTGCTCGATGAACCACTGGGCGCCCTCGATGCCCTGACCCGGGTGCATTTGCAGCGTGAACTGCAGCGGATCTGGGTGCAGCAGCGCTGCACGGTGATCATGGTCACCCATGACATCGAAGAGGCGTTGTACCTGGGGGACCGGGTGATCGTGATGGATGCCCACCCAGGGCGAATCAAACATGAAATCCGGGTGGACTTGCCGCATCCGAGGGAGCGCAGCTCATCGGTATTGCAAGGCTACAAAGAGCAGTTGCTGGAGGAACTGGTCGGGCACTGA
- a CDS encoding dicarboxylate/amino acid:cation symporter, with amino-acid sequence MKNRYLARAIVIAIILGVLVGAVLHARLDADTAKTIAGYLSMVTDVFLRLIKMVIAPLVLATLISGVASMADSGSIGRVGFKAMAWFLIASVVSLLIGLVLANLFQPGAGLNLSVAANGSSGLNTATFNLSGFLSHVFPRSIVEAMGNNEVLQIVVFSLFFGAALAFVKGSARSPILHVLEELTQVMFRITEYVMVIAPLAVFAAIAATISLYGLGMVVSFGKLIAQFYLGLAVLWLVISGVGYLALGARLRQLLRLLRSPVLLAFSTASSEAAYPKTIAALDSFGSPKRINSFVLPLGYSFNLDGSMMYQAFIVMFIAQAYGIEMSFSHQVMILLTLLVISKGTAGVARGSLVVLAAGLPMVGLPEAGLLLILAVDPILDMGRTATNVFGCGVATAVIGHGATDEQPAPLPSIA; translated from the coding sequence ATGAAAAATCGTTACCTGGCCCGGGCCATCGTGATTGCGATCATCCTCGGTGTGCTGGTGGGGGCCGTACTGCACGCCCGACTGGACGCCGACACTGCCAAGACCATCGCCGGTTACTTGAGCATGGTGACCGACGTATTTTTGCGCCTGATTAAGATGGTCATCGCGCCGCTGGTGCTGGCGACGTTGATCAGTGGCGTGGCGAGCATGGCAGACAGTGGCTCTATCGGCCGCGTCGGGTTCAAGGCGATGGCCTGGTTCCTGATTGCGTCGGTGGTGTCGCTGCTGATCGGCCTGGTATTGGCCAACCTGTTCCAGCCGGGCGCGGGGCTTAACCTGAGCGTGGCGGCGAACGGCAGCAGCGGTTTGAACACCGCCACCTTCAACCTGTCGGGCTTTTTGTCCCATGTGTTCCCACGCAGCATCGTTGAGGCCATGGGCAACAATGAAGTGCTGCAAATCGTGGTGTTTTCGTTGTTCTTCGGCGCCGCGCTAGCCTTCGTCAAGGGCAGCGCCAGGTCGCCGATCCTGCACGTACTGGAAGAGTTGACCCAGGTGATGTTCCGCATCACCGAGTACGTGATGGTGATTGCACCGCTGGCGGTATTTGCCGCGATTGCCGCCACCATCAGCCTGTACGGGCTGGGGATGGTGGTCAGCTTTGGCAAGTTGATCGCGCAGTTCTACCTCGGGCTGGCAGTGCTGTGGCTGGTGATCAGCGGCGTGGGTTACCTGGCGCTGGGCGCACGCTTGCGGCAATTGCTGCGGCTGCTGCGCAGCCCGGTGTTGCTGGCGTTCTCCACCGCCAGCAGTGAAGCCGCCTACCCCAAGACCATCGCCGCCCTGGACAGCTTCGGCTCGCCCAAGCGTATCAACAGCTTTGTGTTGCCCTTGGGTTACTCATTCAACCTCGACGGTTCGATGATGTACCAGGCGTTTATCGTGATGTTCATTGCCCAGGCCTATGGCATCGAGATGAGCTTCAGCCACCAGGTAATGATCCTGCTGACCCTGCTGGTGATCAGCAAGGGCACCGCCGGCGTGGCCCGCGGCTCACTGGTGGTGCTCGCGGCCGGCCTGCCGATGGTGGGTCTGCCGGAAGCCGGCTTGCTGCTGATCCTGGCGGTAGACCCGATCCTCGACATGGGCCGAACCGCCACCAATGTGTTCGGCTGCGGCGTGGCCACGGCGGTGATTGGTCACGGTGCCACCGATGAACAACCTGCTCCCCTTCCCTCTATTGCCTGA
- a CDS encoding RidA family protein, translating into MKIHHTPTASQPAGHYAQAVSHQGTLYISGQLPVSPDGRHNIDASFAEQAQVALDNLLAILKAAGGSPADLVKVTVYVVGVKHWPEFDGLYAAALGDHRPARAVVPVPELHHGYLIEIEAVARSA; encoded by the coding sequence ATGAAGATTCACCACACACCCACTGCCTCCCAGCCTGCCGGTCACTACGCCCAGGCCGTCAGCCATCAGGGCACGCTGTATATCTCCGGGCAATTACCGGTGAGCCCGGACGGGCGCCACAACATTGATGCGTCGTTTGCCGAACAGGCTCAAGTGGCGCTGGACAATCTGTTGGCGATTTTGAAGGCCGCAGGCGGCTCACCCGCAGACCTGGTGAAAGTCACGGTGTATGTGGTGGGGGTAAAACACTGGCCTGAATTCGACGGCTTGTACGCTGCCGCGCTGGGGGACCACCGCCCTGCCCGCGCGGTGGTGCCGGTGCCGGAACTGCACCACGGCTACCTGATTGAAATCGAAGCCGTGGCGCGTTCGGCGTAG